Genomic DNA from bacterium:
CCAGATTGAGTTCGGCAAATTATGGAACAATATGGCCGTACCGAGGACAACGAAAAAAACCGATGATGTAAAAAATGATTTTGCCGACCTGGTACTGCAAAACATCAAACAAAAACTATTTTACGATTTATTCGTTCATCTAAAATCATTGGGCCCGGAGAAAGGATTGAAAGGTAAAGATATTAGTCTGGAACTGAACGAGTTTTTTTATTCCGCTATGTATGATTTATTCCTGGTGTTTGATTATCAGCATACACTTACTTCGTTAAGCAAGAATACTGATGCAAAATTTATGCTGCGGAAATTAGAGGATTTGAGAAAAAGGAGTCAGCGCGGGGGAAAGGTTACGGATGAAGAAAATCAAGCGTTAAACGAATTAAAAGTCTTTCAGAAAATTGATAAAGAACTGGAAAGAAGAGAAAGAGCAGGCCAGAGATGGAGTATAAGAGCCGCCTGTGATTATTTTGGAAATAATGAACTGGGTTACGGAGGAGATAGTAAAAATCAATCTGAGCTGGACAATTTCTATGCAAGGTATCAAATCTATAAACGTAAAAATAATCCAGCCAAATAAATCAAAAACCGTTGTCCAAAGGACTCCTTCGGAGAAACGGTTAATAAATTCATTCTAATCTTATTAACCCACGACTTAAGTCGTGGGCTAACGAAATCCATATCTGTAAAAACCATTTCAATGGTTTATATCTAAGAAAGAAAAATACTCATTGTCTTGTCATTCCGAACTCCGCCTGTCCCGTCTTGCGGGAATCCGGAATCTACGAAAAGAAAATTGGCGGGAAGCTTGATATCTTATTTGCAAGTTGTCATTCCTGCGGAAGCAGAAATCTATGAGGGAAATATCGGCGGGAAAGAAAGCGTTTTGTCCTGCTATTTGAAATTTTGCCGCGTACGATTTGATTTTACATACTAATGACATTTTAATATTCTATTTTTTATATTATCGCTTCCAGTCATTCACTTATTAAAGGATATCATACTTTGTTAGAGAAAGAAAAGCGCAGATACATAGTCCACTTTGTTGGTGATGTTTATAATGGAAAGCCAGATATTGAGTATATCGTTGCTGAAAGTGTAAGAGAAGCAGCAAAACTATTTTTCCTGAATTATGCAAAAGACTACGATTGCAGAATACAAGCAGATGAAGAAGTATTTTCTGCATCAGAACTTTTCCCCGAGAGAAACCTTATTCCTCTTGAGAAAGAGATTTTCAGATCAGGTTCAAAGCTAAATTTCGATAAACTGGATCAGCACTCAAAAGATATTTTGTTCGAAATCTATAAGCAATTTCCTGATTGGTTAGCTCTTGCTGAGAATGAGAAAGAATGGGAAGAAAGATTCACGATTGAGTGGCCGTCTCCTTATCCGGGAAATCCTACCATGTGGGTCTCGACAGCCTGGGGAGACTATGAAGATTTTGTAGTTGGCTTTGGTGGTGAACACAGACATATGCAGTATGATCACAAAGAGCTGGTAACTTTTGAAGGATGGGTGAAGAAGGCGAACGAATATCTTGAAAAGATTAAATCCGAAGAATTAATTTGTTATGAAACGGGAGGTTTTTGGGGTGGTACGGATTTAAACAATCTGGAATTTGTTAAAGAAATTTTGAATAAAGGCAAATTAAAAAAAGCATATTCCTGGCTTGGAACGTATAACTATCCAAAATAAGAATTATAACCAGGCGCAATTCTAGGAAAGGAATATTGGCGGAAAGCTTAGAATCTTGTCCGACTTCTTCAAATTATGTTTCATACAAAGTATGCGTACGTTTTCAGCAGTTAAACTCGTCCCACCTTTTGAGTAGGGAAGATCGTGATCAAAGTGTAAATTTTCTCTTGAGCCGCAGAGAACACACTGTCCTTTGTCTCTTGCCCAAACTTCCAGCTTGACTGTTGTGGGAATTAATCTTGAATGCGGAAGTGAAATTTCTTTTCTCTTTGTGATGAATTGAACAGGGGAGAGGTAAAACTTAAAAACATTTCTTACGCCTGTGTTTACAATTTTTGCGTCTACAAGATTGAAGAAACCTTTGTAACACCAAATACCGTCTTTTATTTTTTCATAGACTTTTATTTTGTGTGGCTCTTCTATTAATCTCATTTTGTAGGATTGAGCCGCAGTAAAAAATTTTCCATTCTCCGTTAATGTTCCTTTGGGTGTTGTTAAAGGTTGATCTACCTCTTTTGGTTCTTTAGCTAAGTTGCTTGGTGCATCGTGACCTTCATATATGAGAGTGTTTGTTGCTTTGTCCCACTCGTCTGCGTAAGGTGCGTTTTTACGCACAGACATTAGAAAGATCGAATACTCCGGCTTGATCTGAAAGTTCATTCCCTTTTGCACGTTTGCATTTTCTGCAGCAACTAATTCTGCATAAGAAATTATATCATCAACTTTAAATGTTGGTTTTGGGAAGAAGGATTTCATAAAAATTATAAAGTTTCCTTGCTATTGGCTGCATACTTTATATCAGTCAACTCGGATTTTAAATAATCATCATTTAAAACTTTAACTAATAACTTTGCTTGAGCTTTATTTAAAACAATAAATTTTTTATTCTTAATATTTACTTTCACACCGACATTATAATCTTTTATTATTTTGTAATAATCATTAAAGGTTTTCTCACTAAAGTACTTTTTTTGTTTGAGCTTATTAAGTTTTCGTATTGAATGTTTATCGTCGCCCAGCATATCCTTTAATTCCTCAAAATTCTCAACTAGGTTGATTTTTTTTATCTCTTCAAGTGTTTCACTTGCCGATTCTTGTAAGATTATGTCATATAGTAAAACGGTTTCAAATTTTTGTTTATTCTCAAAGATCAAAGTGTTTTCACAGCTTAATACATCAAAAGTACCATCCAGCGTAAGAACATCATCCTCTAATCTTCGAAATGCATTACCACTAAAAACCCAAGCTAAACTACCACCCGAGGTTATTACTTTAGAGGGAGTAATTTTCTTTAAAATGTAAATGTTTTTTTTTCGAATTCGTATTTTTATCCATATCGCCCAAATATTCTCATAGGATAATGTTTCATCATCATAATAATTATCTTCGTTTTCATCTATTTGATCAATTATAAAATTATAGAATGGAACCTCACTACTGGGGTATTGCCATATCACATCCCGATCTGGTAAAAGGGATGGGTTGTAGTTCTGGAGGATATAATCTTTGTTAATAAGAACTCTTTTTATTTTAGGATAAAATGTCTCAAGAATTTGTCTTGGCATATCCTTATGCATGCGACCCCCATAAACATTGCAGAATATCATTCCCGATTCGTACTTAAGCGGTTGATCCAAAATAAAAATTTCAACACTCGGAATTTCATTTTGTTCGAAAGATTCCAAGCTCTTTAAAAGGTTTTCTTTTGTCATTTTAAAATGTATATGTTTTTTGTTAGGTGGATAAAAAGTTGTTCTTGATCTATTTTCAATTCACTTTTATGTATTACTATTTTGGAATTATTCTTCTCGTCTGAAATTTTTGAAATGGAAAACCCCAAAAACGTTAAAGTAGGATTTGTTAAGATTAGGTTTGTTTTTATATAGATATGACCAAGAACATAAAATAGTGATATGGTTGAAACAATATTTTGCCAACTATCAAAGTTTAGGCCTACAAAAGGAAGTATATATGTTGCTAAATATGAAAGGTGCTCATCATGATTGTCTTGAATTTGAACCACAATAATTGGGATACTTGAGCTTTTTAATACTATACGGTAAAGGACGAAATATAAACTAATTGAAATTATTATTAGTAATAATAATGTGAATGAGATTTTGTTTTGTTGAAGGACAGCAGTCCATCCAACAAAATTGCCATCTTGATTTATAAAACTATCATCAAGATTTTGAAAAAATAAAATTAAATAGAGTGGCACATAGGAAATTATAAAAAGCAATATTTGTATCGTTTTACGCACAACTAAAACACTTTCCCTTTTTGTACATCAATAGTTCTTTCTTCGATTAATTCTACATAAGAAATTATATCATCAACTTTAAATGTGGTTTTTGGAAAGAAGGAATTCATGAATATTTAAGGAGTTAAAATGATGTCTATTTCACCGGATTTTTTCGTTTTGTTTCCAAATAGCTCTGTTTGAGTTTTCTTGCGAAAAGGTTTTCTTTTAATGTTTATCTGATGTCTGGGAAAATATTTTGTTAAAATTTCTTTTGTTGTACTTAGAGTAAAACTACGAGAATCTGTTCGTACATATATAACGCTATTTTTTTTCATCAATTTGGACGTTTGAAAAAACACATCATCTAAAAGCTTTCTATAGTTTGCTTTTGAAACAAATCGTCCCTTGTATTTATTCTTATTTGTTTTTGGCTTTAAATCATAGCCAAGAAGCCACAATCTTAACCACTGATCAACATGATAATCAGTTAATGACCAGTAGGGTGGAGAAGTAAATAATAGGTTAAACTTTTTATCTATACTTTTAAGAATTTTCGATGAATCACCCAAATGAACTTCATTATGATTTAAATTTAGCCTGCCTTTTTCATATCTCCACTCAACTCTTGATTTAATAAATTCATAAGGATTTATTTTGGGTGGATTGTTTAATTTGTGTTCTCTCCACCATTTAATAGAATAGTTGTCACCCATTGATTTCGTCATCATCATTTGATTAGAAAGACCTTCTCCGATTTTCCCGTGAAGATAAACAAGAAGAAAACTCATTAAAGTTCTATCAACTGGCGAAAATTTCCAATTTAATTCATTTCTAGCAGTAATTAAAAATGTTAATACCTCGCCACAAAAACACATTTTATAAAACTTTGGATATCCTTTTATTTCAGATCGGTTTTTATGAGATAATTTATAAATTGAATCTAATCTATTTATTACTCTGTTTTTGCTTGAAGGGTTAAGTTTAACCTTAGTATAAATCCAACCAAGAGGATTAATTTCAATTCCCACACTTTTTCTATTGAGTAAACTTGCAGCAATAATACTTGTACCACGACCGGAAAAAGGATCAAGTATAAAATCGCCCTCATTACTGTAATTATTAATGACTTTAAATGCGAACTTCATCGGAAACATTGCATAGTAAGGACCAAACCTAAGCCACCTTGACTCAGCAGAGCTACGACCGTTTAATATTTTAATATAATTCTGCATTTAATTTTTATTTCTGATTTCTCTGGCAATGTCTTCAAAGATTTTTTTACCCAGATTTAGTGGTATTGATGCTTCGGCGTGAGCAGATATCAATGGGATTACTGAATGAGGAAACCTACTTGATACTAATTGATCAAGAATACTCATAACGTCGGCAAGTCGAGGAAATTGATCCGGGGTTGCAGTACGTATATTTTGTTGATGAGAATTATAAAATGCAAGGCTAGGAACTATTCTATATCCGTTTGAAGTTTTATAAAAAAACTTCCTGCCAAAATATGTATCCTGACCATAGGTTTTATTACTTTCTGAAAAAATTATATTCTTTCGAATGTAATCCTCAAATAATAGTAAAGCAGTTTGGTGTGGGAATATATCCTTCTCCCCAGTATTTGAAATATCTATTTCTTCAAAATGATTAAAAAAGGTTCCTGTTTTCTCTATACCAATAATTATTAAATCTTGTCTGTTTATTTTATTAGCTACTTCATTTATTCGCTTTAGTTCATGAATAATAGACTTAGCTAACCAAGATGCAGTACTAAATGCAGCCAACGGTCCGTCTAAAAAAAAGGCTACTCTTTTAAGAGTCCCAATCCAATTAAGTTTTTCAAAAGATCTTAAAACATGTATTAATATAACTCTCTCTAATGCAGACATAATTTGCCCAAACATTTCTCCATTAGAACTTACGCTGCTCATAAGTTCATGAAGTCTTAATGCATCTGTTGAATACAATTTACCTTTGCAAACCGGACAAGTGTATTCTCCAAAATTATAAGTGTAGTCAGCATCGCAATCTTCATTTGGACATTTGGCCGGTCTTCCTCCGCTATCCTTTTCTATCTTTATCTTCAATAATTGTTCATATGTATTTAGAAGCGTTTCTGAACCATCAAACACAGAATAATTATTTAACTCCTCAAACAAGGTTTTTCGCATCGAAGCCTTTGCTGAACCCTCATCATCAATAATAACATTACATCCTGGAAAAACAGTATCTATGGTTGCGGCTTTTTCTGTTTCACGAAATTTTTTAGGATCAATAAATTCTTCTTTAGAATGAACTCTAATTTTATCTAAGAAGAGTAAAACTGAAGCAACAGTTATGTACCCAATGGTTGCGCCAGGAAACCCATTTTCAACTTTTACTTCTTGATAACTGCCATCAATTGCTAAAACCATATCTGGTTGAAAATCACTTGGCCTCACTTTTTCTTTTTCAATAATCTTTTCTTTTATATCTTTTTCTCTTGCATCTTTCTTTCTAACCCTTAGTCTATTTTGTAATGCTTTTACTTTGGGACTTTCTAATATTCTTCTTAGTGGTTCATAACCAGCAAATTCATTTTCAAAAGGCATTATTCCTCCGTTACATCAAATAATTTTATCTGTACCGGAATAACAAATGGATTACTTAATGTTTTAACTCTCAAAAATCCTTTGTCCTGTGCTCTTCTGATGGATGGTTCAAAATCTATAAAATCGTAGTATTTACACAATTCTTTAGTTTCGTCAGTATTGTTCAAATGTCCTATAAACCAATTTGCAGTATTTTTAAGAATGTTTCTTTGAATACTACTAACTTCTTGTGTTGCGTATACTAATCCAATTCTTAGTTTAGCACCCTCTTTTGCTGTTCGAACCCAAGTATCCTTTAAATCTAAATCTGAGCCTGCAGGAAGGATATTGTGTGCCTCTTCAATATATACAATTATTTCTGGAGGCACTTCTCCGTTTCTAAATCTCTCGAGATTTTTTTGAAATACTAAACCCATAACTCTATCAGCTGTAGACTTATTGAGGATTGGGTCACCAATTGATTGATCTATAATTACTAATTTCCCATTTATGAGGTCATTATAAATGTCTTCTGCGTAGTCGGAGGTTGTTGAGGGAGAATGATTATCACTTACTTTACCAATTTGTTTCGCACCATTTGGTCTGTATAACATTTCTAAAATTTTCAATAAATCTTGATCTGCCCAATTATCTCCTGACGAGCTTTGCCCAATATACCACCTGTCAAATGCTTGGTATTCAGCAGTTTTCATAAAGTCATATAGAATTTCAAATGCATTTGCTAAACTTGTCAAAGAGGGAGATGCGGATTGGAAAATCCTTGAAGCAGATTGGTACCTAGAAGCATTATTCGGATCACTAGTTGCATTTAACATTCCATTAAATCTCTCTTGAACATCACGCGCACGCGGCCTCCCCTCGAAAAGTTCATTAGCAAATAACCCTCGAGTTGAAACTTGAAGATTATTGGGAATGCTAAACTGTGCCTTAGCAAGTAATGCCCTATATGCTAGCACTTTACGATTATATCTTGTAATTGCGCTTCTGTCAGTCTCTTCTGGTTTATCAAATATTACTTGTTTGAAATTTTCAATAAACTTCGCTTCATCTCGTTTAAATGAATTGTCAATAATTTCTTTTCCGATTTGAAGATTTTCACCTAAATAAAAATTCAGGAGCATTAGTTTTCTGTCTAAGTCATTTGGATGATTCGAAATACCATATGTAACGACTTCATTGTCTTTGTACTTTTTTCTTTCTTCCTCATCCTCAGTTTGACATCTTATTTGCCAAATATTCTTAAGAGCATTGCTGTTATCCTGAACATTTTCATTTGCATATTCACCATTTGGATCAAACACAAGTTGCCCAATACGAAGAGCTTTTTCCTCTTTATTTATTGGGTATCGCAACTTATAAATTGCCTTGGCAATTATTTTTGTAGTGTTTGACTTTCCAGTTCTGGTCATTCCAAACAATGCAGTTTTTTGTGATAATAAATCTGCAGGGTACATTGAAACAGGCACATTACCAATAGCTTGATATTTTCGATTCGTAGAAGCATATCGTATATGACCTAATTCTACAGTTGAACGATTATTATATTTTTCCCAATGGTCTTGAATATTTTTAGGATCAACATAGCTTACTATTCTCTCGAGAGATTTCGCATTCGGCTTATAAACTTTTAGTCCTCGGTTTGGATAATAGTTAGAAATATCACTTCCAAACTTAATTTGTAAAGGAGCCTCTGGATTCGTTTCATCATCTTCAAGAA
This window encodes:
- a CDS encoding DUF87 domain-containing protein translates to MATDLKSSIQEEQAKIKFVDTKKIFSELIQSNQYVGELFSINYETARVQIHDNERRNVGGIPSLCFLIATRVNPSIENDFKEEDTSVILLRVMDAAQLPNSAEAERIRVEAAQRISGEIEKHWDSDGAMDTKTRVYLGYAAVQCRIIGIFFLEDDETNPEAPLQIKFGSDISNYYPNRGLKVYKPNAKSLERIVSYVDPKNIQDHWEKYNNRSTVELGHIRYASTNRKYQAIGNVPVSMYPADLLSQKTALFGMTRTGKSNTTKIIAKAIYKLRYPINKEEKALRIGQLVFDPNGEYANENVQDNSNALKNIWQIRCQTEDEEERKKYKDNEVVTYGISNHPNDLDRKLMLLNFYLGENLQIGKEIIDNSFKRDEAKFIENFKQVIFDKPEETDRSAITRYNRKVLAYRALLAKAQFSIPNNLQVSTRGLFANELFEGRPRARDVQERFNGMLNATSDPNNASRYQSASRIFQSASPSLTSLANAFEILYDFMKTAEYQAFDRWYIGQSSSGDNWADQDLLKILEMLYRPNGAKQIGKVSDNHSPSTTSDYAEDIYNDLINGKLVIIDQSIGDPILNKSTADRVMGLVFQKNLERFRNGEVPPEIIVYIEEAHNILPAGSDLDLKDTWVRTAKEGAKLRIGLVYATQEVSSIQRNILKNTANWFIGHLNNTDETKELCKYYDFIDFEPSIRRAQDKGFLRVKTLSNPFVIPVQIKLFDVTEE
- a CDS encoding HNH endonuclease; amino-acid sequence: MKSFFPKPTFKVDDIISYAELVAAENANVQKGMNFQIKPEYSIFLMSVRKNAPYADEWDKATNTLIYEGHDAPSNLAKEPKEVDQPLTTPKGTLTENGKFFTAAQSYKMRLIEEPHKIKVYEKIKDGIWCYKGFFNLVDAKIVNTGVRNVFKFYLSPVQFITKRKEISLPHSRLIPTTVKLEVWARDKGQCVLCGSRENLHFDHDLPYSKGGTSLTAENVRILCMKHNLKKSDKILSFPPIFLS
- a CDS encoding DNA double-strand break repair nuclease NurA codes for the protein MPFENEFAGYEPLRRILESPKVKALQNRLRVRKKDAREKDIKEKIIEKEKVRPSDFQPDMVLAIDGSYQEVKVENGFPGATIGYITVASVLLFLDKIRVHSKEEFIDPKKFRETEKAATIDTVFPGCNVIIDDEGSAKASMRKTLFEELNNYSVFDGSETLLNTYEQLLKIKIEKDSGGRPAKCPNEDCDADYTYNFGEYTCPVCKGKLYSTDALRLHELMSSVSSNGEMFGQIMSALERVILIHVLRSFEKLNWIGTLKRVAFFLDGPLAAFSTASWLAKSIIHELKRINEVANKINRQDLIIIGIEKTGTFFNHFEEIDISNTGEKDIFPHQTALLLFEDYIRKNIIFSESNKTYGQDTYFGRKFFYKTSNGYRIVPSLAFYNSHQQNIRTATPDQFPRLADVMSILDQLVSSRFPHSVIPLISAHAEASIPLNLGKKIFEDIAREIRNKN
- a CDS encoding site-specific DNA-methyltransferase, which produces MQNYIKILNGRSSAESRWLRFGPYYAMFPMKFAFKVINNYSNEGDFILDPFSGRGTSIIAASLLNRKSVGIEINPLGWIYTKVKLNPSSKNRVINRLDSIYKLSHKNRSEIKGYPKFYKMCFCGEVLTFLITARNELNWKFSPVDRTLMSFLLVYLHGKIGEGLSNQMMMTKSMGDNYSIKWWREHKLNNPPKINPYEFIKSRVEWRYEKGRLNLNHNEVHLGDSSKILKSIDKKFNLLFTSPPYWSLTDYHVDQWLRLWLLGYDLKPKTNKNKYKGRFVSKANYRKLLDDVFFQTSKLMKKNSVIYVRTDSRSFTLSTTKEILTKYFPRHQINIKRKPFRKKTQTELFGNKTKKSGEIDIILTP
- a CDS encoding DUF4868 domain-containing protein gives rise to the protein MTKENLLKSLESFEQNEIPSVEIFILDQPLKYESGMIFCNVYGGRMHKDMPRQILETFYPKIKRVLINKDYILQNYNPSLLPDRDVIWQYPSSEVPFYNFIIDQIDENEDNYYDDETLSYENIWAIWIKIRIRKKNIYILKKITPSKVITSGGSLAWVFSGNAFRRLEDDVLTLDGTFDVLSCENTLIFENKQKFETVLLYDIILQESASETLEEIKKINLVENFEELKDMLGDDKHSIRKLNKLKQKKYFSEKTFNDYYKIIKDYNVGVKVNIKNKKFIVLNKAQAKLLVKVLNDDYLKSELTDIKYAANSKETL